One Punica granatum isolate Tunisia-2019 chromosome 3, ASM765513v2, whole genome shotgun sequence genomic window carries:
- the LOC116198694 gene encoding cytochrome c oxidase assembly factor 6: MAAETYAMKNPEKIHADVLLNAREACYKARDAFYECLEKQSDKKPTEIGSVGLLYPAECKKSRAEFVKQCRASWVKHFDRLYCRNKTVQRLLDDKDSKRGPMSLPQPYTFKPTN, from the exons ATGGCTGCAGAGACCTACGCCATGAAGAACCCTGAAAAGATCCACGCAGACGTCCTCCTCAATGCCAGAGAAGCTTGCTACAAG GCTCGTGATGCTTTCTACGAATGTCTGGAGAAGCAATCCGACAAGAAGCCGACGGAGATTGGATCTGTTGGGCTCTTATACCCTGCTGAGTGCAAGAAATCGAGGGCAGAGTTTGTCAAACAGTGCCGAGCTTCTTGG GTGAAGCATTTTGATCGGCTGTATTGTAGAAACAAGACGGTGCAGAGACTTCTGGACGATAAGGATTCGAAGCGAGGTCCTATGTCTCTTCCACAACCTTACACTTTCAAACCTACTAATTGA
- the LOC116201392 gene encoding transcription factor bHLH66-like: protein MQPCSREMQGGMNMNSLLNNGNNNNMSPSHHHQISLQDLHNPIHGSHSFDPAAGDHDFLDQMFSTINPSWADLNPAADGPDPAPDSNGNSIGPFGTHFDESAILASKLRQHQISGGGGSSSTSAAAAAKALLLQQQMLMGRGFERSPSDVPGVDESVQALYNGFAGSLHGGGGGQLLNQSPQFHHPQGGTPSFGAQGQGTKPAPAASASTTTASGGGGNTTNTSGQPRQRVRARRGQATDPHSIAERLRRERIAERMKALQELVPNGNKTDKASMLDEIIDYVKFLQLQVKVLSMSRLGGAAAVAPLVAYMSSEGAGGGDCNGGGRNGNGSANDSLTVTEHQVAKLMEEDMGSAMQYLQGKGLCLMPISLATAISTATCHSSRPSAAAHGNPLTASNGDGPTSPSMSVLTVQSAAGANGGGPDGSSAKDAASVSKS, encoded by the exons ATGCAACCTTGTAGCAGAGAAATGCAAGGAGGCATGAACATGAATTCCCTCCTCAACAACggcaacaacaacaacatgTCTCCCTCCCATCACCACCAAATCTCCCTCCAAGACCTTCACAACCCGATCCATGGGTCCCACAGCTTCGACCCCGCCGCAGGTGACCACGACTTCCTCGACCAGATGTTCTCCACCATCAACCCCTCCTGGGCCGACCTCAACCCTGCTGCTGACGGTCCCGACCCCGCCCCCGACAGCAACGGTAACTCCATTGGCCCTTTTGGCACCCACTTCGATGAGTCGGCTATCTTGGCCTCCAAGCTGCGCCAGCACCAGATCAGCGGCGGTGGCGGCTCCTCCTCCACCTCGGCGGCAGCCGCGGCCAAGGCCTTGCTGCTGCAGCAGCAGATGCTGATGGGCAGGGGATTCGAGAGATCCCCCAGCGATGTCCCG GGAGTAGATGAGTCAGTGCAAGCTTTGTATAACGGTTTCGCTGGATCTCTccatggtggtggtggtggtcaACTATTAAACCAGTCTCCACAGTTTCACCATCCTCAG GGGGGCACTCCGAGCTTCGGGGCTCAGGGGCAAGGTACAAAGCCAGCCCCGGCTGCAAGTGCGTCAACAACAACTGCCTCCGGAGGCGGTGGCAACACCACCAACACCAGCGGCCAGCCCAGGCAGAGGGTCAGGGCCAGAAGAGGCCAGGCCACCGACCCCCACAGCATAGCCGAGCGA TTACGCAGAGAGAGAATTGCAGAGAGAATGAAGGCTCTGCAGGAGCTCGTTCCCAACGGCAACAAG ACGGACAAGGCATCAATGCTCGATGAGATCATCGATTATGTAAAATTCCTCCAGCTCCAAGTCAAG GTACTGAGCATGAGCAGATTGGGTGGGGCGGCCGCTGTTGCTCCCCTTGTTGCTTATATGTCATCTGAG GGAGCAGGCGGTGGTGACTGTAACGGCGGAGGACGGAACGGTAACGGCTCTGCCAACGACAGCCTAACGGTGACGGAGCACCAGGTGGCCAAGCTCATGGAGGAGGACATGGGCTCAGCCATGCAGTACCTCCAGGGCAAGGGCCTCTGCCTCATGCCCATCTCCCTCGCCACTGCCATCTCCACCGCCACCTGCCACTCTAGCCGTCCCTCGGCTGCTGCTCACGGCAACCCTCTCACCGCATCCAACGGCGACGGGCCCACCTCACCCAGCATGTCCGTGCTGACCGTCCAGTCGGCGGCCGGAGCCAACGGCGGCGGCCCGGACGGCTCGTCCGCAAAGGACGCCGCATCCGTCTCCAAGTCGTGA
- the LOC116201128 gene encoding NADP-dependent glyceraldehyde-3-phosphate dehydrogenase, with protein sequence MAGSGVFAEILDGETGVFKYYSEEEWKKSSSGKTVGIVNPTTRKTQFKVQACSQAEVNKVMEIAKIAQKAWAKTPLWKRAELLHKAAAILKEHKSPIADCLVKEIAKPAKDSVTEVVRSGDLISYCAEEGVRILGQGTFLVSDSFPGNERTKYCLTSKIPLGVVLAIPPFNYPVNLAVSKIAPALIAGNSLVLKPPTQGAVSCLHMVHCFHLAGFPKGLISCVTGKGSEIGDFLTMHPGVNCISFTGGDTGISISKKAGMIPLQMELGGKDACIVLEDADLDLAAANIVKGGLSYSGQRCTAVKIVLVMESVADALMEKVNAKVAKLTVGPPEDNCDITPVVSESSANFIEGLVMDAKEKGATFCQPYKREGNLIWPLLLDNVRPDMRIAWEEPFGPVLPVVRIGSVEEGIHHCNASNFGLQGCIFTKDINKAMIISDAMETGTVQINSAPARGPDHFPFQGIKDSGIGSQGITNSINMMVKVKSTVINLPSPSYTMG encoded by the exons ATGGCGGGAAGTGGAGTTTTTGCAGAGATTTTGGATGGGGAGACAGGCGTGTTCAAGTACTACTCGGAAGAGGAGTGGAAGAAGTCTTCCAGTGGGAAAACTGTTGGTATTGTCAACCCGACTACCCGGAAGACCCAGTTCAAGGTCCAAG CATGTTCGCAAGCGGAGGTGAACAAGGTGATGGAGATAGCGAAGATTGCACAGAAGGCATGGGCGAAGACTCCGTTATGGAAGAGAGCTGAGCTCCTTCACAAGGCTGCTGCCATCCTCAAAGAGCACAAATCCCCCATTGCTGACTGCCTTGTCAAGGAAATTGCTAAACCTGCCAAAGATTCAGTCACCGAG GTAGTGAGATCTGGGGATCTGATATCTTACTGTGCGGAGGAAGGAGTTAGGATTCTTGGACAGGGGACTTTCTTGGTCTCTGACAGCTTCCCCGGAAATGAGAGGACCAAGTACTGCCTCACCTCTAAG ATTCCGCTCGGAGTTGTTCTGGCCATCCCGCCATTCAACTATCCGGTGAACCTCGCGGTCTCGAAGATTGCACCTGCTCTGATTGCTGGAAACTCCCTTGTCCTGAAACCCCCAACTCAG GGAGCGGTATCTTGCCTTCACATGGTGCACTGCTTCCATTTGGCTGGTTTCCCAAAGGGCCTCATCAGTTGTGTTACTGGAAAAGGCTCCGAGATCGGTGACTTCCTGACCATGCACCCTGGTGTTAACTGCATAAG TTTCACCGGTGGAGATACCGGGATATCCATATCAAAGAAAGCTGGAATGATTCCTCTCCAGATGGAATTGGGTGGAAAAGATGCTTGCATTGTTCTAGAGGATGCTGACTTAGACTTGGCAGCTGCTAACATTGTCAAAGGAGGCCTTTCATACAG TGGTCAGAGGTGCACAGCCGTTAAAATTGTGCTGGTTATGGAATCGGTGGCTGATGCCCTGATGGAGAAGGTGAATGCAAAGGTGGCGAAGCTGACAGTAGGCCCACCAGAGGATAACTGCGACATAACGCCGGTGGTGTCGGAGTCTTCTGCGAATTTCATTGAGGGGCTTGTGATGGACGCGAAGGAGAAAGGGGCCACCTTCTGTCAGCCTTACAAGAGAGAAGGCAACCTCATATGGCCTCTGTTGCTGGACAATGTAAGGCCTGACATGAGGATCGCCTGGGAGGAACCGTTCGGTCCAGTCCTGCCCGTCGTCAGGATTGGCTCAGTTGAGGAAGGGATCCACCACTGCAATGCTAGCAATTTCGGGCTCCAG GGTTGTATCTTCACCAAGGACATCAACAAGGCAATGATAATCAGCGATGCCATGGAAACTGGAACTGTTCAGATCAACTCGGCACCAGCTCGTGGACCGGACCATTTCCCCTTCCAG GGCATCAAGGATAGTGGAATAGGTTCACAGGGCATCACCAACAGCATCAACATGATGGTGAAAGTCAAGAGCACTGTCATAAACCTGCCCTCTCCATCCTACACCATGGGCTGA
- the LOC116199620 gene encoding formin-like protein 18, with translation MALFRKLFYRKPPDGLLEICEKVYVFDCCFATDSSDKGDYKDYIRRIVGQFREQFTDASILVFNFRGDKQSELSSILSELDMTIMDYPRQYEGCPLLTMEVVHHFLRSCESWLSLGQNNLLLMHCERGGWPVLAFMLAALLLYMKLYNGEQRTLDMVYKQAPRELLQFLSPLNPIPSQLRYLQYVSRRNVGTEWPPLDRALTLDCIIIRFIPNFDKEGGCRPMFRIYGQDPFLVDDRTPKRLFSTSKRSKSTRAYKQAECELVKIDINCHIQGDVVVEAISLCEDMVQEEMMFRVMFNTAFIRSNILMLNRDEIDMMWDAKDLFPKDFRVELLFSEMDAAASIVPTDFSCFEDKEGLPVEAFAKVQEMFNHVDWLDPVTDAALHMLQKINASNIVPENIHMRCRHGLEGCCSPKGSPRYEKNKPRSRRHSSSSFDEEDLLSLAQRSSPHRAMGGRTSESTPTFTNSKQDPLALELEDQTSSPTSTEKSILHDHGSSKSNQSTHPPITPPSAVHEPGRTLSAKAVAPITAITAPSTPPPPPPPRANIVDFTAKTPSTSPLPLPPLPSATPAPSVQEEVNRHSQYSSVNPSAGELLLSCPPPPPSPVSPTHIVSSSTLKGPPTPAQATPPQPPTPPPPPTPPLQEKPPIKTSPPPPPPYPPLHSGQPAGPLSPPVPPQAPPVPKFSCEAISSASPPPPTTTTTKNSSSVPSAPPPPPPPTKSSSSVPSAPPPPPPPPPPPPTKSSSSVPSAPPPPPPPTKNSNSVPSAPPPPPPTKNSNSVPSAPPPPTHNSPGLPSAPPPPALPGKGGPKTGSPSPPPPFISPGSAKGRGLSRTISSRSGSAKKLKPLHWLKLSRAVQGSIWAEAQKTGEATKAPEIDMSELETLFSASAPASDSSRKPGQRGSNARKPDKVQLIDHRRAYNCEIMLSKVKVPLNELMSSVLALEDSALDIDQVENLIKFCPTKEEMELLKGYNGDRDKLGRCEQFFLELMQVPRVESKLRVFSFKMQFSSQVSDLRNSLNFVNSAAEEIRDSIKFKRIMQTILSLGNALNQGTARGSAIGFRLDSLLKLTETRARNNKMTLMHYLCKVLADKLPEVLDFSKDLANLEPASKIQLKFLAEEMQAISKGLEKVVQELALAENDGPISENFCKLLKEFLHLAEAEVRSLASLYSGVGRNVDGLILYFGEDPARCPFEQVVSTLVNFQRMFNKALEENCKQIELEMKKATETDKSKMGASHKEADHLVQTPIQS, from the exons ATGGCGCTGTTCCGGAAGCTCTTCTACCGGAAACCGCCCGATGGACTGCTTGAGATCTGCGAGAAGGTCTACG TCTTCGATTGCTGCTTTGCCACTGATTCTTCGGACAAAGGGGACTACAAAGATTACATAAGAAGAATAGTCGGTCAGTTTCGTGAGCAATTCACCGATGCTTCAATTCTGGTGTTCAATTTCCGGGGAGATAAGCAAAGTGAACTGTCCAGCATATTATCTGAGCTCGACATGACCATCATGGACTACCCCCGGCAGTACGAGGGGTGCCCATTACTCACAATGGAGGTGGTTCACCATTTCTTGAGATCGTGCGAGAGCTGGCTTTCACTTGGGCAAAATAATTTGTTGCTGATGCACTGTGAACGGGGTGGCTGGCCAGTTCTGGCTTTCATGCTGGCCGCTCTTCTTCTTTATATGAAGCTGTATAACGGGGAGCAGAGGACACTGGACATGGTTTATAAGCAGGCTCCTCGCGAGCTTTTGCAGTTTTTGTCTCCACTGAATCCCATCCCTTCTCAACTGAGATATCTACAGTACGTGTCAAGGAGGAACGTGGGCACAGAATGGCCCCCCTTGGATAGAGCACTTACTTTGGACTGCATTATTATCAGATTCATTCCGAACTTTGATAAGGAGGGAGGATGCCGTCCGATGTTTAGGATATACGGCCAGGATCCATTTCTTGTTGATGACCGAACACCCAAGCGATTGTTCTCAACTTCAAAAAGAAGTAAAAGCACACGAGCTTACAAGCAG GCAGAATGTGAGCTAGTGAAAATCGACATCAATTGTCATATTCAAGGTGATGTTGTGGTTGAAGCCATAAGTTTATGTGAAGACATGGTGCAAGAAGAGATGATGTTCCGAGTTATGTTCAATACGGCTTTCATTAGGTCAAACATTTTGATGCTTAACCGGGATGAAATTGATATGATGTGGGATGCTAAAGATCTGTTTCCAAAGGACTTCAGAGTAGAG cttcTGTTTTCTGAGATGGATGCCGCTGCTTCAATTGTGCCAACTGATTTTTCGTGCTTTGAGGATAAAGAAGGGCTTCCTGTAGAAGCTTTTGCAAAGGTTCAAGAAATGTTCAATCACGTGGACTGGTTAGATCCAGTAACTGATGCTGCATTACACATGCTTCAGAAGATAAATGCTTCAAACATTGTCCCAGAAAATATACACATGAGGTGTCGGCATGGTCTGGAAGGTTGCTGCTCACCAAAAGGAAGCCCCAGATATGAGAAGAACAAGCCCAGATCTAGAAGGCACAGCTCTTCTTCCTTTGATGAGGAGGATCTATTATCCCTTGCACAAAGATCATCACCACATAGAGCCATGGGTGGTCGTACTTCTGAGTCAACGCCAACATTTACTAATTCTAAGCAAGATCCACTGGCATTGGAGTTAGAAGATCAGACTTCATCACCAACTTCAACAGAGAAAAGTATTTTGCATGATCATGGCTCATCCAAGAGTAATCAATCCACGCATCCACCAATTACCCCCCCTTCAGCAGTCCATGAGCCAGGTCGAACCCTTTCAGCGAAGGCTGTAGCACCCATAACTGCTATAACTGCGCCATCAACAcctccacctcctcctccgccaCGGGCCAATATTGTTGATTTCACTGCTAAAACTCCTTCAACATCTCCCTTGCCACTTCCACCACTGCCAAGTGCCACTCCTGCTCCTTCAGTTCAAGAGGAGGTCAACCGTCATTCCCAGTATAGCAGCGTGAATCCCTCAGCTGGTGAGCTACTGTTGTCatgtcctcctcctcctccttcaccAGTATCACCTACCCATATAGTTTCCTCTTCTACTCTAAAAGGACCTCCAACTCCAGCACAAGCAACACCACCTCAGCCACCTACTCCACCTCCACCACCAACACCACCTTTGCAGGAAAAACCTCCCATTAAAACAAGCcctcctccaccaccaccataTCCTCCTCTTCATTCTGGGCAACCTGCAGGGCCACTTTCCCCTCCTGTCCCACCACAGGCACCTCCTGTTCCAAAATTTTCTTGCGAAGCGATTTCTTCAgcatctcctcctcctcctactactactactacaaAGAACTCCTCCAGTGTTCCTTCTGcaccacctcctcctcctcctcctacaAAGAGCTCCTCCAGTGTTCCTTCtgcacctcctcctcctcctcctcctcctcctcctcctcctacaAAGAGCTCCTCCAGTGTTCCTTCtgcacctcctcctcctcctccccctacAAAGAACTCCAACAGTGTTCCTTCtgcacctcctcctcctccccctacAAAGAACTCCAACAGTGTTCCTTCTGCACCCCCGCCTCCAACTCACAACTCCCCTGGTCTTCCTTCAGCACCCCCACCTCCAGCTCTACCAGGCAAAGGTGGTCCAAAGACAGGTTCTCCTTCTCCACCTCCGCCATTTATCTCTCCAGGAAGTGCAAAGGGACGGGGCTTGTCACGTACTATAAGTTCGAGAAGTGGCAGTGCCAAAAAGCTAAAGCCATTACATTGGTTGAAATTATCAAGAGCAGTACAGGGAAGCATATGGGCCGAGGCTCAAAAAACCGGTGAAGCTACGAA GGCTCCCGAGATTGACATGTCAGAGCTCGAAACTCTTTTCTCAGCCTCAGCTCCAGCTTCAGATTCCAGTAGAAAGCCCGGTCAGCGTGGTTCAAATGCACGCAAGCCAGATAAAGTGCAACTG ATTGATCACAGACGGGCATACAATTGTGAGATTATGCTCTCCAAGGTGAAAGTGCCACTGAACGAACTGATG AGTTCAGTGCTTGCTTTGGAAGACTCTGCATTGGATATTGATCAGGTTGAGAACCTTATTAAATTTTGTCCAACAAAAGAAGAGATGGAACTACTTAAG GGCTATAACGGAGACAGAGATAAGCTAGGAAGATGTGAACAG TTCTTCTTAGAACTAATGCAAGTCCCTCGAGTGGAATCCAAGCTCAGAGTCTTTTCATTTAAAATGCAGTTCAGTAGCCAG GTTTCTGATCTCAGGAATAGCCTAAATTTTGTCAACTCTGCTGCAGAAGAG ATTAGGGATTCTATCAAATTTAAAAGGATTATGCAGACGATACTTTCACTCGGAAATGCATTGAACCAGGGAACAGCAAGGG GCTCCGCTATTGGATTTAGATTGGATAGCCTACTTAAGCTCACTGAGACGCGAGCAAGAAATAACAAGATGACTCTCATGCACTATCTCTGTAAG GTTCTAGCTGATAAACTACCAGAAGTCCTAGATTTCTCGAAGGATTTGGCCAATTTGGAACCTGCATCAAAG ATACAACTGAAATTTTTGGCAGAGGAAATGCAAGCCATAAGCAAAGGACTGGAGAAGGTTGTGCAGGAACTGGCTCTTGCTGAAAATGATGGTCCTATATCAGAGAACTTTTGCAAG CTCTTGAAGGAGTTTCTTCATCTTGCTGAAGCTGAGGTCAGGTCTTTAGCCTCACTTTACTCGGGAGTG GGGAGGAATGTTGATGGATTGATTCTTTACTTCGGAGAGGACCCAGCCCGCTGCCCTTTTGAACAAG TTGTCTCAACGCTCGTGAACTTCCAAAGGATGTTCAATAAAGCCCTCGAGGAAAATTGCAAGCAGATAGAACTCGAGATGAAGAAAGCAACAGAAACCGACAAGTCGAAGATGGGTGCTTCACATAAGGAGGCTGATCATCTGGTACAGACACCAATACAGAGCTAG